From the genome of Aphanothece sacrum FPU1, one region includes:
- a CDS encoding CHASE2 domain-containing protein: protein MSIYPSEQQTEIKIIFNELNLTQKQLELVKKIIKASRNQISSPQDVKEIKLPIVVEFLAQLESKSKRLSNRLKNNPEIKSEQIVTLQKIPSIIKASSQYNQKEITSSSLILTFALPIISLSLHLKSEAELETEYNINFKELVRKLQRYSNPVKNYLKVFFIALLLFFPIIMERITSLEVFLKWELKVFDTLTQRKPFEKPDSHLLIVEVTDDDLQRYGYPIPDNTLSQLINRLQRHQPAIIGINILRLNKVENDDKVIYVCNHQIETNDPNSRGDSAPSDVSNDHIGFSDIIEDSDNVIRRHLLFQKPYATSPCQTPFSFSFLLAAYYLEDKGIEPKTTVEGYTKLGQTVLKKITNHTWEQSINWNIITKNFFQWFNINPGFYQKEDLGGYQLLLNYRFTKDKSIATRLPFNSVMENKFSSDTIKDKVIIVGYTQKIYSQDVSTPSSSFSYKQIPVVELQAQMVSQIISAVLDKRPLLSFFPKWVEFLCINIILIIGGLIAWIFHNNWTGLLLSNSAAIVILVIFSWILLISGYWIPLVRSILAFMISNIGTILFLNKFR from the coding sequence TTGAGTATTTATCCTTCAGAGCAACAAACTGAAATTAAAATTATTTTTAATGAATTAAACTTAACTCAAAAACAACTAGAATTAGTCAAAAAAATAATAAAAGCCTCTCGTAATCAAATATCTTCGCCACAAGATGTAAAAGAGATAAAGTTACCTATAGTAGTAGAGTTTTTAGCTCAGCTTGAATCTAAATCAAAGAGATTAAGCAATAGGTTAAAAAATAATCCTGAAATTAAGTCTGAGCAAATAGTAACTCTTCAAAAAATTCCCAGCATTATAAAAGCTTCTTCGCAATATAATCAGAAAGAAATAACATCATCATCTCTTATTCTCACATTTGCTTTACCTATTATTTCATTAAGTTTACATTTAAAATCAGAAGCAGAGTTAGAAACAGAATATAATATTAATTTTAAAGAGTTAGTAAGAAAACTTCAAAGATATAGCAATCCTGTAAAAAATTATTTAAAAGTTTTTTTTATAGCATTGTTACTTTTTTTTCCAATAATAATGGAAAGAATAACATCCCTAGAAGTGTTTTTAAAATGGGAATTAAAGGTATTTGATACGCTAACACAACGAAAACCTTTTGAAAAACCAGATTCTCATTTATTAATTGTTGAAGTAACAGATGATGATCTGCAACGATATGGGTATCCTATACCGGATAATACATTAAGTCAGTTAATCAATAGACTACAAAGACATCAACCAGCTATCATAGGGATTAATATTTTGCGTCTCAACAAAGTAGAAAATGATGATAAGGTAATTTATGTTTGTAATCATCAAATTGAGACAAATGATCCTAATAGTAGAGGCGATTCTGCTCCATCTGACGTTTCAAATGATCATATAGGTTTTAGCGATATCATTGAAGACTCAGATAATGTTATTCGTCGTCATCTTTTGTTTCAAAAACCATATGCCACATCTCCTTGTCAAACTCCATTTTCTTTTAGTTTTTTATTAGCAGCATATTATTTAGAAGATAAAGGAATTGAGCCAAAGACAACAGTAGAAGGTTATACAAAGTTAGGTCAAACAGTTCTAAAAAAAATAACAAATCATACATGGGAACAATCAATAAACTGGAATATTATTACAAAAAATTTCTTTCAATGGTTTAACATTAATCCAGGATTTTATCAAAAAGAGGATTTAGGAGGATATCAACTGTTGCTAAATTATCGTTTCACCAAAGATAAAAGTATTGCCACAAGGTTGCCATTCAATTCAGTCATGGAAAATAAGTTTTCATCTGATACAATTAAAGATAAAGTTATTATTGTTGGCTATACTCAGAAAATTTATAGTCAGGATGTGTCTACACCATCTAGTAGCTTTTCATACAAACAAATACCAGTAGTAGAACTGCAAGCACAGATGGTTAGTCAGATTATTAGCGCAGTTTTAGATAAGCGTCCTTTACTATCATTCTTCCCAAAATGGGTTGAATTTCTCTGTATTAATATTATTCTTATTATAGGAGGTTTAATAGCTTGGATTTTTCATAATAATTGGACTGGGTTACTATTAAGCAACAGCGCAGCAATTGTTATTTTAGTAATATTCTCTTGGATATTATTAATTTCTGGTTACTGGATTCCATTAGTTCGCTCAATTTTAGCCTTTATGATTAGTAATATAGGGACAATATTATTTTTAAATAAGTTTAGATAA
- a CDS encoding DUF928 domain-containing protein — MENKSKPNPTVEENDSNRNPKKAAFNYNPPVDDAPQKGRKATAGRDDCPTVDKSLIALVPEWHLALTAEETPIFWFYIPYPFTIPQSAAIVLWDEQQNKVDEATVSITNTPGIISVRLPKTVLEIDKRYRVDFSVNCLDRNSNTSSSQPIVKSWLKRVALDNNLINELKSATTPRERYILYAANSIWYEALTELAQLRYNQSDAQQIVEDWEELLSQPEINLPELISEPIINCCRLKEN, encoded by the coding sequence ATGGAAAATAAATCAAAACCCAATCCCACTGTAGAAGAAAACGACTCTAACCGCAATCCGAAAAAAGCAGCATTCAATTACAATCCTCCAGTAGATGATGCACCACAAAAGGGTAGAAAAGCTACAGCAGGAAGGGATGATTGTCCCACTGTAGACAAATCTCTAATCGCTTTAGTTCCTGAATGGCATTTAGCACTAACAGCAGAAGAAACTCCGATTTTTTGGTTTTATATTCCTTATCCTTTTACTATTCCTCAATCAGCAGCAATAGTTCTATGGGATGAACAACAAAATAAGGTTGATGAAGCAACTGTTTCGATTACTAATACCCCTGGAATTATTAGCGTTCGTTTACCAAAAACAGTTTTGGAAATTGATAAAAGGTATAGGGTAGACTTTTCTGTAAATTGTCTTGATAGAAATAGTAACACTTCTAGTAGTCAACCAATTGTCAAGAGTTGGCTAAAAAGAGTAGCTTTAGATAATAACTTGATTAATGAGTTAAAATCAGCAACAACCCCAAGAGAAAGATATATTCTTTACGCTGCTAATAGTATTTGGTACGAAGCATTAACCGAATTAGCTCAACTTCGCTATAATCAAAGTGATGCTCAACAAATCGTAGAAGATTGGGAGGAGTTATTGAGTCAGCCGGAAATTAATCTACCTGAATTAATATCAGAGCCTATTATTAACTGCTGCAGGTTAAAGGAAAATTGA
- a CDS encoding CHAT domain-containing protein — protein MRLLKLCLITLLTFLIVVGVPCLIDGTSLSILPILSQTTTERTMEADRLLNEGIKKLANMEANQADSILTLFQKALTIYQEEKDKNGEGQAFKNLGIFYYQLQDYSQALNYTQQALKIAQEIKDFDLETRALTNEGLIYYSQKTYPLAIRSYEEGLSILQKINSPELESKLNHNLANAYKDSKNFSQAITHYEKALVLARKINSLPAQYLILDSLSEVHKNLGNNSQANEYSQQAFEILRQIETNKMNNLPKQEIKGIIVPSRYKIFLEGKIDDKPFDVISGTLEIQPASEGDPNPFLVALYMDKVKPEELKIGSLFWQSYSPGHPQEKEHFSRISISNNQVSMEINPSEGFRSDVTWFIQGLLGENLQQLQQELDQIQEQINQVLEEQGQPRTETGSYKIPNKPTFAGVVPKSGLLTFSIQNNQILGTIDASGISSDGKQSRYQAKFTGQLIEEQSKNNDVQTSLKKDDLNGKPMIEASNKKNPLCSFFDKFLAKTTKVSAKDDFIKKKSNALFSLSGIKEPQFKSLQGAWWGTENLSEIFLEANWVFLDDNTFIFIPPVNANVRKDLFPLLGNYSNVNNTLKIRGEQSSSGTATSLDGTIKLQGKQAFLDVIYVVTSMDSQRIVRVSQTLLKNNKNITYKLPKTEIEGIKIPSSFKISLQGETNGKSFGQLSGILKIKPNDLSNNSHPFIVTLKTDARKKNGSISWITQGALSFANSQITIDNHQVTLQLKPSSTIFSDLNWWTLPSSQSNELNNSLLIFTGTEGELTFTINNNKISGTIKGTGNSSGFYSSNYQATFTGETETLPPSFQGVWQEKSPKDFQKITLKQEAEKVSGTYTGNGGGKIEGFVTGNRLDFTWKGLDKRQGNGFLRAVSSGRTLTGIWENVNSSTQKKSFLAERTKDSYRNLEIAKELAQDKWYLKDWGADLVLEGRCEQALSPLETALKLYEKERQNLQNDITTTYSYLLDETNIIRNLTYCYFQLQDYQSLIASLDNSLEVRKTMIQTQYLSLPIGQQAIDIRQALATPVENWRKRLTEDADKIIALDKAQPFLQKLTTYLVELDAQEEALLASELSRARAFADLLEKQVSSSTLKRVISANPPTIKQIKKIAKEQNATLVEYWVTKGDLNTSNEKQNQKPKVYIWVIQPEGKINFRSVDLTFSNQSLNQIVAETRKFMGLGEATRGNAIESTFKLGDLVRLKTDPLEYVREVVRVSPDGNSITVRFANAPNAPIRDVLARELEKVASGTNKRLQQLYKLLIDPISQFLPTNPEAHVIFIPHQELFLLPFPALQDKQEKYLIDNHTILTSPAIQVLDSTHHRRQQITGKAQESVIIGNPSPMPGNFAPIQGSEEEAKTVAQQLKVKPLIGTEATEKNVREKLSQARLIHFATHGTFDNENPLQGLIALAPSGNEYNGMFTAEKILNLGYLLNAELVVLSACDTGRGKISGDGVIGLSRSWMIAGVPSIIVSLWQVPDEKATPLLMEKFYQEHTQKNSNKAQALRKAMLETKTQHPEPKNWAAFTLIGEAK, from the coding sequence ATGCGACTTTTAAAACTATGCTTGATTACTCTTTTAACGTTCTTGATTGTCGTAGGAGTTCCTTGCTTAATTGATGGAACGTCTCTTTCTATATTACCAATTTTATCTCAAACAACAACAGAACGAACGATGGAAGCGGATAGGTTATTAAACGAAGGAATTAAAAAGTTAGCCAATATGGAGGCTAATCAAGCTGATTCAATTTTAACTCTGTTTCAAAAAGCTCTAACAATTTATCAAGAAGAAAAAGACAAAAATGGAGAAGGACAAGCTTTTAAGAATCTTGGGATTTTTTACTATCAATTACAAGATTACTCTCAAGCTCTCAACTATACGCAACAAGCTCTAAAAATTGCTCAAGAAATCAAAGATTTTGATTTAGAAACAAGAGCATTGACTAATGAAGGACTAATTTATTATAGTCAAAAAACTTATCCTTTAGCCATTCGTTCATATGAGGAGGGCTTATCTATTCTGCAAAAAATCAATAGTCCAGAACTAGAATCAAAACTTAACCATAATTTAGCCAATGCTTACAAAGATTCAAAAAACTTTTCTCAGGCGATAACTCACTATGAAAAAGCCTTAGTACTAGCCCGTAAAATTAATAGTCTTCCTGCACAATATCTGATTTTAGATAGTTTGTCAGAAGTTCATAAAAATTTAGGTAACAATAGTCAAGCGAATGAATATTCTCAGCAAGCTTTTGAAATACTTAGGCAAATAGAAACTAATAAAATGAATAATCTACCAAAACAAGAAATAAAAGGGATTATAGTTCCTTCTAGATATAAGATTTTTCTTGAGGGAAAAATAGATGATAAACCGTTTGATGTTATTTCTGGAACTCTAGAAATTCAACCAGCTTCAGAGGGAGATCCTAATCCATTTTTGGTAGCACTTTATATGGACAAAGTTAAGCCTGAAGAACTCAAAATTGGGAGTTTATTTTGGCAATCTTATTCTCCAGGTCATCCCCAAGAAAAAGAACATTTTAGTCGCATTTCTATTAGTAATAATCAAGTGAGTATGGAAATTAATCCCAGTGAAGGATTCCGAAGTGATGTCACATGGTTTATCCAAGGGTTACTCGGAGAAAATCTTCAACAATTACAACAAGAATTAGATCAAATACAGGAACAAATTAATCAAGTTCTTGAAGAACAGGGTCAACCCAGAACAGAAACAGGTTCCTATAAAATCCCTAATAAACCTACTTTTGCCGGAGTTGTCCCTAAAAGTGGATTACTAACTTTTTCAATTCAAAATAATCAAATTTTAGGAACGATTGATGCTTCAGGAATTTCAAGTGATGGTAAACAAAGTCGTTATCAAGCTAAATTTACGGGGCAATTAATAGAAGAACAATCAAAGAATAATGATGTTCAGACTTCTTTGAAAAAAGATGATTTGAATGGCAAGCCAATGATTGAGGCAAGTAACAAAAAAAATCCTTTGTGTTCTTTCTTTGATAAATTTCTAGCAAAAACAACTAAAGTAAGTGCTAAAGATGATTTTATAAAAAAAAAGAGTAATGCTCTTTTTTCCCTTTCAGGTATCAAAGAACCTCAATTTAAAAGTCTTCAGGGAGCTTGGTGGGGAACAGAAAATTTATCAGAAATATTTTTGGAAGCAAACTGGGTATTTTTAGATGATAATACCTTTATTTTTATTCCTCCTGTAAATGCTAACGTAAGAAAGGATTTATTTCCCTTATTGGGTAATTATTCTAATGTTAATAATACTTTGAAAATTAGAGGAGAACAATCTTCTTCTGGTACAGCGACTTCTCTCGATGGTACAATTAAATTACAAGGAAAACAGGCTTTCTTGGATGTTATTTATGTTGTTACAAGCATGGACTCCCAAAGAATTGTAAGGGTTTCTCAAACACTCTTAAAAAACAATAAAAATATTACTTATAAGTTACCTAAAACAGAAATAGAAGGAATAAAAATACCTTCTAGTTTTAAAATTTCTCTTCAAGGAGAAACCAACGGTAAATCCTTTGGACAACTTTCTGGTATTCTTAAAATAAAACCCAATGATTTAAGCAACAATTCTCATCCTTTTATCGTAACATTAAAAACAGATGCTAGAAAAAAAAATGGCAGTATTTCTTGGATAACTCAAGGAGCTTTATCATTTGCAAACAGTCAAATAACAATAGATAATCATCAAGTTACTTTACAGCTAAAACCGAGTTCAACAATATTTTCTGATCTCAATTGGTGGACATTACCGTCTAGTCAATCTAATGAATTAAATAATTCTCTTTTAATCTTTACAGGGACTGAAGGAGAGTTAACTTTTACAATAAATAATAATAAAATTTCAGGAACAATTAAAGGAACAGGTAATAGTTCAGGTTTTTACTCTAGCAATTATCAAGCAACATTTACAGGAGAAACAGAAACCCTTCCCCCTAGTTTTCAAGGGGTTTGGCAAGAAAAATCTCCTAAAGATTTTCAAAAAATTACTTTAAAACAAGAAGCAGAAAAAGTTTCTGGAACTTATACTGGTAATGGAGGTGGAAAAATAGAAGGATTTGTTACAGGAAACCGATTAGATTTTACTTGGAAAGGGTTAGATAAAAGACAAGGAAATGGTTTTTTACGAGCCGTTTCTAGCGGTAGAACGTTAACAGGGATTTGGGAAAATGTAAACAGTTCAACTCAGAAAAAAAGTTTTCTCGCCGAACGAACCAAAGACTCTTATCGAAATCTTGAGATTGCCAAAGAACTTGCTCAAGATAAATGGTATCTCAAAGATTGGGGAGCCGATTTAGTTCTTGAAGGTAGATGCGAACAAGCATTGTCTCCCTTAGAAACAGCATTGAAATTATACGAAAAAGAAAGACAAAATCTGCAAAACGATATTACGACAACTTATAGTTATCTTTTAGATGAAACAAATATTATTAGAAATCTGACTTATTGTTATTTTCAACTACAGGATTATCAGAGTTTAATTGCCAGTTTGGACAATTCATTAGAAGTCCGAAAGACAATGATTCAAACACAATATTTATCTCTTCCTATTGGTCAACAAGCTATTGATATTCGGCAAGCCCTTGCAACCCCTGTAGAAAATTGGAGAAAACGATTAACCGAAGATGCGGATAAGATTATTGCTTTGGATAAAGCACAACCATTTCTTCAAAAACTAACTACATATTTAGTCGAATTAGATGCCCAAGAAGAAGCTTTATTAGCCTCAGAACTATCTAGAGCAAGAGCCTTTGCTGATCTTTTAGAAAAACAAGTTTCTTCCTCTACGTTAAAAAGAGTGATTAGTGCTAATCCACCAACTATTAAACAAATCAAGAAAATTGCGAAGGAACAAAACGCAACCCTTGTAGAATATTGGGTAACAAAAGGCGATTTAAACACTTCAAATGAGAAACAGAATCAAAAACCAAAAGTTTATATTTGGGTTATTCAGCCAGAGGGAAAAATTAATTTTCGCTCCGTTGATTTAACTTTTTCCAATCAATCTCTCAATCAAATTGTGGCAGAAACTCGCAAATTCATGGGGTTAGGAGAAGCAACTCGTGGAAATGCTATTGAGTCAACTTTTAAGTTAGGTGATTTAGTTAGACTTAAAACAGATCCTCTTGAGTATGTACGCGAGGTCGTTAGGGTGAGTCCCGATGGTAATTCTATTACTGTCAGATTTGCCAATGCTCCCAATGCACCTATTAGAGATGTTTTAGCAAGAGAGTTAGAAAAAGTTGCTTCTGGGACAAACAAAAGATTACAACAATTATATAAACTTTTGATTGACCCGATCTCTCAATTTTTACCAACTAATCCAGAAGCTCATGTAATTTTTATTCCCCATCAAGAACTCTTTCTGTTGCCATTTCCTGCCCTTCAAGATAAGCAAGAAAAATACTTAATTGATAACCATACGATTCTTACTTCTCCAGCCATTCAAGTTTTAGACTCAACCCATCATAGACGACAGCAAATTACAGGAAAAGCACAAGAATCTGTTATTATTGGAAATCCTAGTCCAATGCCTGGAAACTTTGCTCCGATTCAAGGGTCTGAAGAAGAAGCCAAAACAGTTGCTCAACAGTTAAAGGTTAAACCCTTAATTGGCACAGAAGCAACGGAAAAAAATGTTAGAGAAAAACTGTCTCAGGCAAGGTTAATTCATTTTGCGACTCACGGCACGTTCGATAATGAAAACCCCTTGCAAGGTTTGATTGCACTAGCTCCTTCAGGCAATGAATATAACGGAATGTTTACGGCTGAAAAAATTCTTAATTTGGGCTATTTACTTAATGCTGAGTTAGTGGTTTTGAGTGCTTGTGATACAGGTCGAGGTAAAATTTCTGGAGATGGAGTCATTGGC